In Microbacterium galbinum, a single window of DNA contains:
- a CDS encoding catalase, whose amino-acid sequence MSTGTTARRADYPAADPGPVPVRIRHSKGGGALGFFETTGDVRAFTHAGLFQPGIRTDVVVRFSATLGYRGSREAWRDLRGFAVKFLTPDGEYDLVGNNSPVFFLRDEAKFASLVVAHKMYRDGSVFDYDRLWDFWTRNPESAHQVAWLLSDRGIPRSWRHQDGFGSHTFQWVSAAGERFWVKYHLRTDQGISNLSDDEASEIDETEVDHQRHDLRAAIDRGEHPSWTLSVQVMPDDDARSAPFNAFDLTKTWPKASYPLIEVGRLVLDRNPDDEVAEIEQAAFAPSSFVPGIGPSPDPMLLSRIDSYWRFHRHRVQEGVASRAVAPFTASAPGWDDDLAARAREWDAADDFRQAGDLVRRVLDDPGRARLRGVVVSQLAEITDPALRERAVEFWRRIDAAEGAAIADALARLGQSGHSRRRSSRYPTG is encoded by the coding sequence GTGAGCACGGGGACCACCGCACGTCGCGCCGACTACCCGGCCGCCGACCCCGGACCGGTCCCCGTGCGCATCCGCCACTCGAAGGGCGGGGGTGCGCTCGGCTTCTTCGAGACCACCGGCGACGTGCGCGCCTTCACGCACGCGGGGCTCTTCCAGCCCGGCATCCGCACCGATGTCGTCGTGCGATTCTCGGCGACTCTCGGCTACCGGGGCAGCCGCGAGGCCTGGCGCGACCTGCGCGGTTTCGCCGTGAAGTTCCTCACCCCCGACGGCGAGTACGACCTCGTCGGCAACAACTCCCCCGTCTTCTTCCTGCGTGACGAGGCGAAGTTCGCCTCTCTCGTCGTCGCCCACAAGATGTACCGCGACGGCTCGGTCTTCGACTACGACCGGCTCTGGGACTTCTGGACCCGCAACCCCGAGTCCGCCCACCAGGTGGCGTGGCTGCTGAGCGACCGCGGCATCCCGCGGTCGTGGCGGCACCAGGACGGCTTCGGATCGCACACGTTCCAGTGGGTGAGTGCCGCCGGCGAGCGCTTCTGGGTCAAGTACCACCTGCGCACCGACCAGGGCATCTCGAACCTCTCCGACGACGAGGCATCCGAGATCGACGAGACCGAGGTCGACCATCAGCGGCACGACCTGCGCGCCGCGATCGACCGGGGAGAGCATCCGTCGTGGACGCTGTCGGTGCAGGTCATGCCCGACGACGACGCCCGCAGCGCCCCGTTCAACGCGTTCGACCTCACCAAGACCTGGCCGAAAGCGTCGTATCCGCTGATCGAGGTCGGCCGGCTCGTGCTCGACCGCAACCCCGACGACGAGGTCGCCGAGATCGAACAGGCGGCGTTCGCCCCATCGAGCTTCGTTCCCGGCATCGGCCCGAGCCCCGACCCGATGCTGCTCTCGCGCATCGACAGCTACTGGCGCTTCCACCGGCACCGCGTGCAGGAGGGGGTCGCGAGTCGTGCGGTCGCGCCGTTCACGGCATCCGCCCCCGGCTGGGACGACGACCTCGCCGCGCGCGCCCGGGAGTGGGACGCCGCCGACGACTTCCGCCAGGCGGGTGACCTCGTGCGCCGGGTGCTCGACGATCCCGGCCGAGCGAGGTTGCGCGGCGTGGTCGTGTCGCAGCTCGCCGAGATCACCGACCCGGCGCTGCGCGAGCGCGCCGTGGAGTTCTGGCGCCGCATCGACGCGGCCGAGGGCGCGGCGATCGCCGACGCCCTCGCGCGACTCGGTCAGTCAGGCCATTCGCGGCGCAGGTCCTCGAGGTACCCGACCGGATAG
- a CDS encoding DUF427 domain-containing protein, which produces MLEPTATLVIQHATFLFGARPPRRRNTMTDSAVLDAPGIATDGLVHLTAHEGTVEVWSGDERIATSSNVIELHEVDVPTRLYFPRGDVDLTRLRRVENTTFCPFKGVASDYWALADGADASPVAWSYPEPISAFTPIGGHIAFYDSLEIRPVGDGPGAKA; this is translated from the coding sequence ATGCTCGAACCCACCGCGACGCTCGTGATCCAGCACGCGACGTTCCTCTTCGGCGCCCGGCCACCCCGAAGGAGGAACACCATGACCGATTCCGCCGTGCTCGACGCCCCCGGCATCGCCACCGACGGCCTCGTGCACCTGACCGCGCACGAGGGAACGGTGGAGGTCTGGAGCGGCGACGAACGCATCGCCACCAGCTCGAACGTCATCGAACTGCACGAGGTCGACGTGCCCACGCGGCTCTACTTCCCGCGCGGCGACGTCGACCTCACCCGGCTGCGCCGCGTCGAGAACACCACGTTCTGCCCGTTCAAGGGCGTCGCCAGCGACTACTGGGCCCTCGCCGACGGTGCGGATGCCTCGCCCGTCGCGTGGTCGTACCCCGAACCCATCAGCGCGTTCACGCCCATCGGCGGGCACATCGCGTTCTACGACTCCCTCGAGATCCGCCCCGTGGGCGACGGCCCCGGCGCAAAGGCCTGA
- a CDS encoding LLM class flavin-dependent oxidoreductase, whose translation MSTPHSPAGVTESLHIGLFAHLADHRGAVEQTYLDYLDLFVHAEGLGVGSAWVRQFHLAKPDAGRLGGLPSPFVFLGALAARTSTLRLGTAAITLPLEQVLRVAEDAAVLDALSGGRVELGLANGGQPQTASAFGIPHIGDRTQSRRAYLEAVDRLAAALRGEAVTVDGEVIAPARPDLADRIWHATLTAQSAYETGQRGEGVLIGTTQVVPAEAYHRGLAEGAVPRLGLSTWIFPGRTREEALAQAEEGLIAKWQWARDFLPQADSTAQIAERLNLHYGTADDIAASIATHPAFAHTTQIQLQLDGLYRSLEQQKDALELFTSDVAPALNAAIRREVAA comes from the coding sequence ATGTCAACCCCGCACTCGCCCGCCGGCGTCACCGAGTCCCTGCACATCGGTCTGTTCGCGCACCTCGCCGATCATCGCGGCGCGGTCGAGCAGACGTACCTCGACTACCTCGATCTGTTCGTGCATGCCGAGGGGCTGGGCGTCGGGTCGGCGTGGGTGCGTCAGTTCCATCTGGCGAAACCGGATGCCGGTCGGCTGGGTGGCCTGCCGTCGCCGTTCGTGTTCCTGGGCGCCCTCGCCGCGCGCACCTCGACACTGCGGCTGGGCACGGCGGCGATCACGCTTCCGCTCGAGCAGGTGCTGCGGGTGGCGGAGGATGCCGCGGTGCTCGACGCACTCAGCGGGGGCCGGGTGGAGTTGGGGCTCGCGAACGGCGGACAGCCGCAGACGGCATCCGCGTTCGGCATCCCGCACATCGGCGATCGCACGCAGAGCCGCCGGGCCTATCTCGAGGCCGTCGATCGGCTGGCCGCCGCCCTGCGCGGCGAGGCCGTGACCGTCGACGGCGAGGTGATCGCCCCGGCGCGACCGGACCTCGCCGACCGGATCTGGCACGCGACCCTCACCGCGCAGAGCGCGTACGAGACCGGTCAGCGAGGCGAGGGCGTGCTGATCGGCACCACCCAGGTCGTGCCGGCCGAGGCGTACCACCGGGGTCTCGCCGAGGGGGCGGTGCCGCGGCTCGGCTTGTCGACGTGGATCTTCCCCGGCCGCACGCGTGAGGAGGCCCTCGCCCAGGCCGAGGAGGGGCTGATCGCGAAGTGGCAGTGGGCGCGGGACTTCCTGCCCCAGGCCGACTCGACCGCGCAGATCGCCGAGCGCCTCAACCTGCACTACGGCACGGCCGACGACATCGCGGCGTCGATCGCGACCCACCCGGCGTTCGCCCACACGACGCAGATCCAGTTGCAGCTCGATGGCCTCTACCGTTCGCTCGAGCAGCAGAAGGACGCCCTCGAGCTCTTCACCTCCGACGTCGCACCGGCGCTGAACGCGGCGATCCGCCGCGAGGTGGCCGCATGA